One Sebastes umbrosus isolate fSebUmb1 chromosome 6, fSebUmb1.pri, whole genome shotgun sequence DNA window includes the following coding sequences:
- the LOC119490044 gene encoding coiled-coil domain-containing protein 114-like isoform X2 yields MSRSSAVRSQVPLNVSETDLNKLQLQYRRAEEAKREYTKKTQNLILRDEREIQRLQDEREELLRGLRVSQSHFKRWTDACVAQDLTAMLACGDRIDVELDAEKAKVASLEDQILEWERKLAGKKARGETTHNLLKNIRHIENKLDKDRKCFNKMMSRNGELREELKVLQIEKKQFLHVQSCLEKELQATHKDICNLMTKCSKAFDDSVKIRDRKRMLVDQNAKDMALCIKEMSNLEREMYHYCNSVVFLDIKAVARTSQDVDHRKVEPKNLESEELGAEEFEDAIKKILTKTEESDLETLVRNFIQMEEQSYTLLKFVNYQHNEAESIQRQISQLCDEREIVVAEEQRQQEQHRALQKKVSIKREETEQQLAGYQKRAEVIEKLLDQLKKGVGSLLQISYGSSVTCDQLGSSDGVHDEIIIEYLRRVESRVIELLTLQSFLHYQESPNQWDTDSLGRIAGKLLGITPPAANLTTAAVATPAPTDDQDKVESVLLEASEPTSRKDLLKLIENEMSWPKRRESFLFVTPQNRRKGNSDLPDLNG; encoded by the exons ATGAGTCGATCATCTGCTGTCAGAAGTCAAGTACCACTGAATGTTT cTGAAACAGACCTGAACAAACTGCAGCTGCAGTATCGCAGAGCTGAGGAAGCCAAGCGGGAATATACTAAGAAAACCCAAAACCTCATCTTAAGAGACGA acGAGAGATCCAGAGGCTCCAGGATGAACGTGAAGAGCTTTTACGCGGTCTCAGAGTCTCTCAGAGTCATTTTAAACGTTGGACTGATGCTTGCGTTGCTCAAGACCTTACTGCCATGTTGGCCTGCGGAGACAGAATAGATGTGGAGCTTGACGCAGAAAAAGCCAAAGTGGCATCTTTGGAAGATCAG attttagaatgggAGAGGAAGTTGGCAGGAAAGAAGGCTCGTGGGGAAACTACACATAACTTACTGAAAAACATTCGCCATATAGAAAACAAACTGGACAAG GATCGCAAATGCTTCAATAAGATGATGAGCAGAAATGGAGAGTTGAGGGAGGAGCTGAAGGTACTGCAGATAGAGAAGAAACAGTTCCTACATGTTCAATCTTGTCTGGAAAAG GAGCTGCAGGCAACTCACAAGGATATTTGTAACCTGATGACTAAATGCTCTAAAGCCTTCGATGACAG TGTGAAGATCCGTGACAGAAAGAGGATGCTGGTGGATCAGAATGCTAAGGACATGGCTCTGTGCATCAAAGAGATGAGCAACCTGGAACGAGAAATGTATCATTACTGCAACTCTGTGGTTTTCCTGGACATAAAGGCTGTGGCACGCACCAGCCAGGATGTCGACCACAGAAAAG TGGAGCCCAAGAATTTGGAGTCTGAGGAATTGGGAGCGGAAGAGTTTGAGGATGCGATCAAAAAGATCCTCACAAAGACAGAAGAAAGCGACCTGGAGACACTGGTCAGGAACTTCATACAAA TGGAGGAGCAGAGCTACACTTTACTGAAATTTGTCAACTATCAGCACAATGAAGCAGAGAGCATTCAAAGGCAGATCTCTCAG CTTTGCGATGAGAGGGAGATCGTAGTGGCTGAGGAGCAGcggcagcaggagcagcatcGGGCTTTGCAGAAGAAAGTTTCCATCAAGCGAGAGGAAACGGAGCAGCAGCTGGCAGGTTATCAGAAGCGTGCCGAGGTCATCGAAAAGCTCCTCGATCAGCTCAAAAAAG GTGTTGGATCATTGCTTCAGATCAGCTACGGCAGCTCTGTGACTTGTGACCAGTTGGGCTCCTCTGATGGCGTCCATGATGAAATCATCATCGAGTACCTGAGGAGGGTGGAGAGCCGAGTCATCGAGCTCCTCACTCTGCAGTCCTTCCTTCACTACCAGGAGAGCCCTAACCAGTGG GACACTGACAGTCTCGGCCGCATTGCTGGGAAGCTCCTGGGAATAACCCCCCCAGCTGCCAACCTCACCACTGCTGCTGTCGCCACTCCTGCACCTAC CGACGACCAGGACAAGGTGGAGTCGGTGCTGCTGGAGGCATCGGAGCCAACGAGTAGAAAGGATCTCCTGAAACTGATCGAGAATGAGATGTCCTGGCCGAAAAGAAGAgaaagttttctttttgttaccCCTCAGAACCGGAGGAAAGGGAATAGCGACTTACCTGATCTTAACGGTTGA
- the LOC119490044 gene encoding coiled-coil domain-containing protein 114-like isoform X1, with product MSRSSAVRSQVPLNVSETDLNKLQLQYRRAEEAKREYTKKTQNLILRDEREIQRLQDEREELLRGLRVSQSHFKRWTDACVAQDLTAMLACGDRIDVELDAEKAKVASLEDQILEWERKLAGKKARGETTHNLLKNIRHIENKLDKDRKCFNKMMSRNGELREELKQLGEYQGRGARELTLYYLIQELQATHKDICNLMTKCSKAFDDSVKIRDRKRMLVDQNAKDMALCIKEMSNLEREMYHYCNSVVFLDIKAVARTSQDVDHRKVEPKNLESEELGAEEFEDAIKKILTKTEESDLETLVRNFIQMEEQSYTLLKFVNYQHNEAESIQRQISQLCDEREIVVAEEQRQQEQHRALQKKVSIKREETEQQLAGYQKRAEVIEKLLDQLKKGVGSLLQISYGSSVTCDQLGSSDGVHDEIIIEYLRRVESRVIELLTLQSFLHYQESPNQWDTDSLGRIAGKLLGITPPAANLTTAAVATPAPTDDQDKVESVLLEASEPTSRKDLLKLIENEMSWPKRRESFLFVTPQNRRKGNSDLPDLNG from the exons ATGAGTCGATCATCTGCTGTCAGAAGTCAAGTACCACTGAATGTTT cTGAAACAGACCTGAACAAACTGCAGCTGCAGTATCGCAGAGCTGAGGAAGCCAAGCGGGAATATACTAAGAAAACCCAAAACCTCATCTTAAGAGACGA acGAGAGATCCAGAGGCTCCAGGATGAACGTGAAGAGCTTTTACGCGGTCTCAGAGTCTCTCAGAGTCATTTTAAACGTTGGACTGATGCTTGCGTTGCTCAAGACCTTACTGCCATGTTGGCCTGCGGAGACAGAATAGATGTGGAGCTTGACGCAGAAAAAGCCAAAGTGGCATCTTTGGAAGATCAG attttagaatgggAGAGGAAGTTGGCAGGAAAGAAGGCTCGTGGGGAAACTACACATAACTTACTGAAAAACATTCGCCATATAGAAAACAAACTGGACAAG GATCGCAAATGCTTCAATAAGATGATGAGCAGAAATGGAGAGTTGAGGGAGGAGCTGAAG CAACTGGGGGAATACCAAGGAAGAGGTGCCAGAGAGTTAACTCTGTATTATCTCATCCAGGAGCTGCAGGCAACTCACAAGGATATTTGTAACCTGATGACTAAATGCTCTAAAGCCTTCGATGACAG TGTGAAGATCCGTGACAGAAAGAGGATGCTGGTGGATCAGAATGCTAAGGACATGGCTCTGTGCATCAAAGAGATGAGCAACCTGGAACGAGAAATGTATCATTACTGCAACTCTGTGGTTTTCCTGGACATAAAGGCTGTGGCACGCACCAGCCAGGATGTCGACCACAGAAAAG TGGAGCCCAAGAATTTGGAGTCTGAGGAATTGGGAGCGGAAGAGTTTGAGGATGCGATCAAAAAGATCCTCACAAAGACAGAAGAAAGCGACCTGGAGACACTGGTCAGGAACTTCATACAAA TGGAGGAGCAGAGCTACACTTTACTGAAATTTGTCAACTATCAGCACAATGAAGCAGAGAGCATTCAAAGGCAGATCTCTCAG CTTTGCGATGAGAGGGAGATCGTAGTGGCTGAGGAGCAGcggcagcaggagcagcatcGGGCTTTGCAGAAGAAAGTTTCCATCAAGCGAGAGGAAACGGAGCAGCAGCTGGCAGGTTATCAGAAGCGTGCCGAGGTCATCGAAAAGCTCCTCGATCAGCTCAAAAAAG GTGTTGGATCATTGCTTCAGATCAGCTACGGCAGCTCTGTGACTTGTGACCAGTTGGGCTCCTCTGATGGCGTCCATGATGAAATCATCATCGAGTACCTGAGGAGGGTGGAGAGCCGAGTCATCGAGCTCCTCACTCTGCAGTCCTTCCTTCACTACCAGGAGAGCCCTAACCAGTGG GACACTGACAGTCTCGGCCGCATTGCTGGGAAGCTCCTGGGAATAACCCCCCCAGCTGCCAACCTCACCACTGCTGCTGTCGCCACTCCTGCACCTAC CGACGACCAGGACAAGGTGGAGTCGGTGCTGCTGGAGGCATCGGAGCCAACGAGTAGAAAGGATCTCCTGAAACTGATCGAGAATGAGATGTCCTGGCCGAAAAGAAGAgaaagttttctttttgttaccCCTCAGAACCGGAGGAAAGGGAATAGCGACTTACCTGATCTTAACGGTTGA
- the LOC119490044 gene encoding coiled-coil domain-containing protein 114-like isoform X3 gives MSRSSAVRSQVPLNVSETDLNKLQLQYRRAEEAKREYTKKTQNLILRDEREIQRLQDEREELLRGLRVSQSHFKRWTDACVAQDLTAMLACGDRIDVELDAEKAKVASLEDQILEWERKLAGKKARGETTHNLLKNIRHIENKLDKDRKCFNKMMSRNGELREELKQLGEYQGRGARELTLYYLIQELQATHKDICNLMTKCSKAFDDSVKIRDRKRMLVDQNAKDMALCIKEMSNLEREMYHYCNSVVFLDIKAVARTSQDVDHRKVEPKNLESEELGAEEFEDAIKKILTKTEESDLETLVRNFIQMEEQSYTLLKFVNYQHNEAESIQRQISQLCDEREIVVAEEQRQQEQHRALQKKVSIKREETEQQLAGYQKRAEVIEKLLDQLKKGVGSLLQISYGSSVTCDQLGSSDGVHDEIIIEYLRRVESRVIELLTLQSFLHYQESPNQWDTDSLGRIAGKLLGITPPAANLTTAAVATPAPT, from the exons ATGAGTCGATCATCTGCTGTCAGAAGTCAAGTACCACTGAATGTTT cTGAAACAGACCTGAACAAACTGCAGCTGCAGTATCGCAGAGCTGAGGAAGCCAAGCGGGAATATACTAAGAAAACCCAAAACCTCATCTTAAGAGACGA acGAGAGATCCAGAGGCTCCAGGATGAACGTGAAGAGCTTTTACGCGGTCTCAGAGTCTCTCAGAGTCATTTTAAACGTTGGACTGATGCTTGCGTTGCTCAAGACCTTACTGCCATGTTGGCCTGCGGAGACAGAATAGATGTGGAGCTTGACGCAGAAAAAGCCAAAGTGGCATCTTTGGAAGATCAG attttagaatgggAGAGGAAGTTGGCAGGAAAGAAGGCTCGTGGGGAAACTACACATAACTTACTGAAAAACATTCGCCATATAGAAAACAAACTGGACAAG GATCGCAAATGCTTCAATAAGATGATGAGCAGAAATGGAGAGTTGAGGGAGGAGCTGAAG CAACTGGGGGAATACCAAGGAAGAGGTGCCAGAGAGTTAACTCTGTATTATCTCATCCAGGAGCTGCAGGCAACTCACAAGGATATTTGTAACCTGATGACTAAATGCTCTAAAGCCTTCGATGACAG TGTGAAGATCCGTGACAGAAAGAGGATGCTGGTGGATCAGAATGCTAAGGACATGGCTCTGTGCATCAAAGAGATGAGCAACCTGGAACGAGAAATGTATCATTACTGCAACTCTGTGGTTTTCCTGGACATAAAGGCTGTGGCACGCACCAGCCAGGATGTCGACCACAGAAAAG TGGAGCCCAAGAATTTGGAGTCTGAGGAATTGGGAGCGGAAGAGTTTGAGGATGCGATCAAAAAGATCCTCACAAAGACAGAAGAAAGCGACCTGGAGACACTGGTCAGGAACTTCATACAAA TGGAGGAGCAGAGCTACACTTTACTGAAATTTGTCAACTATCAGCACAATGAAGCAGAGAGCATTCAAAGGCAGATCTCTCAG CTTTGCGATGAGAGGGAGATCGTAGTGGCTGAGGAGCAGcggcagcaggagcagcatcGGGCTTTGCAGAAGAAAGTTTCCATCAAGCGAGAGGAAACGGAGCAGCAGCTGGCAGGTTATCAGAAGCGTGCCGAGGTCATCGAAAAGCTCCTCGATCAGCTCAAAAAAG GTGTTGGATCATTGCTTCAGATCAGCTACGGCAGCTCTGTGACTTGTGACCAGTTGGGCTCCTCTGATGGCGTCCATGATGAAATCATCATCGAGTACCTGAGGAGGGTGGAGAGCCGAGTCATCGAGCTCCTCACTCTGCAGTCCTTCCTTCACTACCAGGAGAGCCCTAACCAGTGG GACACTGACAGTCTCGGCCGCATTGCTGGGAAGCTCCTGGGAATAACCCCCCCAGCTGCCAACCTCACCACTGCTGCTGTCGCCACTCCTGCACCTACGTAG